Proteins encoded by one window of Anopheles maculipalpis chromosome 2RL, idAnoMacuDA_375_x, whole genome shotgun sequence:
- the LOC126568697 gene encoding uncharacterized protein LOC126568697: protein MAKKGGVQQLQTEISTDDEFEKFLERDGLLVMDVYTEWCGPCVGMIGSLKKIKLELGGDNLQLAICKSDEIGALKRFRNKSEPTWLFASHGKIVNLMFGTNVPKLINLITEELDIELKCRAGELERSYYELWELTPEEQEREDVRQEREEEVARIEKEAAAKKRLDYITHVTDEIMTNIPDMGITLFMPHVHKDVFKKLHDHAEKHDLHMKEKRLVHLNPKMLEVLHFECENRLADDVFEQIYYKDIQAYVWKLTEGETRSPEEVIGAFVKIITEPVEVLDADGNVEKVIPRMIEPLELMYNANDGTWKMVSKLPPQKSASSIATTNSSESSQNASKETFDEETCPRLIIPGVWTPTNRRANAALFYLLFRHLTEHFLPPDPVPEPPHICMVFDAYKKRDVLEVAMNEKYKTQVMAFGYFSTGDPKTAELIAKTTERYMTKRPNVNDKLIMKVSKATSHAMLALTAMGPCYVSQNAVEGQEECAALFPPNYNFVEEENETGEVEKKKHKKKRRGKKSDTSVSSAADSAVSTTPSAEPGADGQGELGTIGEGSTGEEGETTSSSQNSPEKTGGDPEEGAAS, encoded by the exons ATGGCGAAAAAAGGAGGAGTTCAGCAGCTCCAGACGGAGATCAGTACGGATGAtgagtttgaaaaatttcttgaACGTGACGGGTTGCTTG TTATGGATGTGTACACGGAATGGTGCGGACCGTGCGTAGGCATGATTGGAAGCTTGAAGAAAATCAAGCTGGAACTTGGCGGAGACAACTTGCAGCTGGCCATC TGCAAATCGGACGAAATAGGCGCGCTGAAACGGTTCCGCAACAAAAGTGAACCGACGTGGCTGTTTGCTTCG CATGGCAAGATCGTGAACCTGATGTTCGGCACCAACGTACCGAAGCTGATCAATCTCATCACCGAGGAGCTGGATATTGAGTTAAAATGTCGCGCGGGCGAACTTGAACGCTCCTACTACGAACTTTGGGAACTCACGCCCGAAGAGCAGGAGCGGGAAGATGTGCGCCAAGAGCGGGAAGAAGAGGTGGCCCGTATCGAGAAGGAAGCAGCCGCCAAGAAGCGGCTCGATTACATTACGCACGTGACGGACGAGATCATGACCAACATCCCGGACATGGGCATTACGCTCTTTATGCCGCACGTACACAAGGATGTGTTCAAGAAGCTGCACGATCACGCCGAAAAGCATGATCTGCACATGAAAGAGAAGCGATTGGTCCATCTAAATCCAAAAATGCTGGAAGTGCTCCATTTCGAGTGCGAAAATCGCCTTGCGGATGATGTTTTTGAGCAGATCTACTACAAAGACATTCAGGCGTACGTGTGGAAGCTTACCGAGGGTGAAACACGCTCGCCGGAGGAAGTGATTGGTGCGTTTGTGAAGATCATCACCGAACCGGTCGAGGTGCTGGATGCGGACGGTAACGTGGAGAAGGTGATACCTCGCATGATCGAACCACTCGAGCTGATGTACAATGCGAACGATGGAACGTGGAAGATGGTGTCGAAATTGCCGCCACAAAAGAGCGCTAGTTCGATCGCGACAACGAACTCGTCCGAATCGTCCCAGAACGCTTCGAAGGAAACGTTCGATGAGGAGACTTGTCCACGGCTGATCATTCCGGGCGTGTGGACTCCAACGAATCGACGTGCAAATGCGGCCTTGTTCTATCTACTGTTTCGCCAT CTGACGGAGCACTTTCTACCACCGGATCCGGTTCCGGAACCACCCCACATATGCATGGTGTTTGATGCGTACAAAAAGCGGGACGTGCTCGAGGTAGCGATGAACGAGAAGTACAAAACGCAGGTTATGGCTTTCGGATACTTTAGCACCGGTGATCCGAAAACGGCGGAACTGATTGCCAAAACAACCGAACGCTACATGACCAAGCGTCCGAACGTTAACGACAAGCTAATCATGAAGGTGTCGAAGGCAACGAGCCACGCGATGCTTGCCCTGACCGCGATGGGTCCTTGCTACGTTAGCCAAAACGCGGTCGAGGGCCAGGAAGAGTGTGCCGCCCTATTTCCACCGAACTACAACTTTGttgaggaagaaaatgaaaccggtgaggtggagaagaaaaagcacaaaaagaaaCGGCGCGGCAAGAAGAGTGACACGTCGGTATCGTCCGCTGCCGATTCAGCCGTCTCGACTACACCGTCAGCTGAACCGGGCGCCGACGGGCAGGGAGAGTTGGGTACGATCGGGGAAGGTTCTACCGGTGAGGAAGGTGAAACGACCTCTTCCTCTCAGAATTCACCCGAAAAAACGGGTGGCGACCCGGAAGAGGGTGCTGCGTCCTAA
- the LOC126567552 gene encoding uncharacterized protein LOC126567552 produces MYTEPQKTQQQQPAAITSSGTGSSSSSSSTRFRRQKIVPAVVARKIGANSTKSSAKLTSFKESPKEAPSQDESKQVTTPKEELVADVINLPQVEAAQSLEVSSACQAEESRSVSVKDDARQDVASSNASKPPAAFRRIKPKVAIPQTQKPVKSILKKSTPIKDNPTEAAKVEHVPKVEYTLAAQENSSEATVETRSFDPTSEQFLPEDKNQHMDEIVRKDTNIALSPTQQPNLSPSVPTILATSHENEENQPKQVAEQSKSPSPKDGVSGPTNNVPSVSILPALNNATNPSNATNLTVTATKTIKRRIKLDGLAPQIAELLKGSIGNKKSTTGISTLTKGKKLAAASFPPSTSHENEKNLSNKMVVEQSQPLVENNKTSDSAEVDKVSVQEMRIDNVPSASPLPITNVPLVPSAKNVPSNGTNTGVAPTKIIKRAYKLGEIAQIADLLKRSIGKKMTTSKPMQGRVAAVSKPPDHKEELENVSSFPNVLDANQDTKSSEVAVEENKASVAESVSCPAAADKAVVEELRLDNNSPQATIHNSPTETVVTKPPSPTVQTRSTAPAAKMPIIVGQTSGGKQIQKVLKLTPEQWHQALKNAKKGKASSKAKDSSNVSAPPQPNAMPGSTPIVPQNESPIVASAVPVNSSNSMEGRRLVNIISNIVLPPVNVPHSSDNNLLANSDAYCSLTGVPSQPNIFSVSDDAVAINIPMTPPGTTPTYPKLIILHQPAPASGSSPSTGKSSSRLKLPQDSFSVTVLPKHTVRAGHPPSSTPSSQKRPLPTPDVTVRQISPKKMPYASAARVPLPTPIISVTVTPAANDEGSSCALANNHLNVPNDPRIVPKIVIDRCDTAEPDDSQASHSSTSSSSSSCQNSVPKHQPKKLTDICTTTAQAKDCLVSSVMGCSPDIRDKLRAKSLQNLRKKKESENRGQLPRQYAGPAAKHLHQGSKDANVLQHIETFGDGDTTVNPTKTDGSAGTDLALSNVSNIASNATLHSKTPNLDVQCVITEVAGQSEAAVAAVPSSVPKSDKPKKDRGPATASNSKHAETQELSAPNNGSLHYDQQHDEPLVQSGCSDGNAPLAGSTVSPNTQIPQAPVGDSIREEKKDCESNAFFGFSSASIDRTERDFEDRARTIDLMLAKRQSEEGTSEKEETSEPPSPPMKETTDDSCFNTIEITETAVPLVPDQTDNTQQIEEPREVGVNLTEIQPETTEVPPESNQHNSVRVIPSSDEMIENEQQNDMRNISAEKLKDCLEAENFEEELKAPDPVSHDPDFRVPPAVHHDCLYQPATGVDLIVAVAAMRRDKRIFSVDDFSDREYEIGSREQASVKIQPSSTQTPSTSSRCGGIPLGHRKERNRRKRWKDELIKLLWKHVNHETLVADLVSQEKRRFNYQSSSDVESESNEQSESEELTHSSAESMVEETILKRVLANVKKPAVECGQQQTTQNDQRDELEPSTTFVGDKSTEESNEVVPSCESLSGRSVDPVAQSNEPSFAPEPITTVCDKIETNVKTCDTSSSAVAELNNTHTEQVQLAPVSRKRRRLLSEGIRPFAKRKPLVQKRSKLNRRAAIDQSLRWYGSSDGSCDEVVSDCSTDGLSTVEVATNSRQPAASVEAKSLPSEVKEEPGRSRLSRRRYSSSSNSSTAGNSVSLSREGHLSAREESKSGMRRKVRRRKKRTTTDVGTVDSNVRPSTSTTSNLDGQYVITEVAEQAKTSRVLDVINVRNNRIVKPAEEQSPAEVRKDVPKKGRGRGTKSKQAEAPKLTVSKNDTGGNNSTLNNDPEDEPLVKCGNCGGDVVAAAWDDHANYHNGAAYRVGVDATLDMKDVKAISTAILRFMKIHNRKELACERCGMVKKSGLGMASHYISCGLTELELEQSKAACVHCGRKMKAVSLLVHQQQHCRVLKEQQRQLALGERDAIAAAGDKDTNASGRKKRKSVASAERMIKKMSKEINEDPIRELMVEVTADGVSNTILQCWQSHLKQSDAAVCDSNGCPFFGMTSEHMRREHSTEDGSARKPLYQCGKCTYMSTNQEGIKTHLTAEHPQLMREIAAQLRQMPHMTSGNDSDAYAGYSSTTDDYDSFAPEDEDEGKGTKGGKGKKSKSKAKKTPSKAGSKISTELLLDSSIVSTGTEETDVYKEMVLQESIEFKQDKHKYHIMSAKWTQEFRRTHYVTRLLFADLRPDLDTSYLRSIAFLHSYLPQTTHSIRYVQCNSGQYDPGYTSEKFAHRWQQKATFEGEALGCESLFFCGGPVVSLDWLPLPDEAGNDCDQFLAIACKQRYEEYYSCDQLALPRSQKGLVQIWNVGPIQNIGSSKITLRCPQLAFAIACDYGPIWQVAFCPSGCYNDAAQDLDRLGLLAVAGSDGDVHLYALSRSMAGNEHDSSSLRILPLRPALLLSLSFSIDPHHEPASDFTGRSVQRISWSREKGHNVLAAGYSNGVVAVWNLSVKSPLLAGTKNGIRTLLPVHKILHSSSSSITALDLHYSSGSRFLVVCNADRRLKVYDLGCGLYQPLETLSMVVRSRISAIRWMLHFPVLVIAYDDALYIDRCAYSVHQPRDIGLRMFNIFTVGSEMTDLGTNDWHSMNAVATSGGDLVGHRPVPFVHGMNYKKLPQILTTTIPLKLNAIDDSVDVSYYGAFAKEYGIIFSDTDKVPTAMDTTALHLKTWRRAKFNHYPSVRLNQIRWNPNCNSYTYYAIGYQAGFVRVRVLRT; encoded by the exons ATGTATACTGagccacaaaaaacacaacaacaacaaccggcTGCAATCACAAGCAGCGGAAcaggtagcagcagcagcagcagcagtacgcgTTTTCGCCGACAAAAAATAGTTCCCGCAGTGGTGGCTAGAAAAATCGGTGCTAACAGCACGAAAAGCTCAGCAAAACTCACTTCGTTTAAGGAAAGTCCGAAGGAAGCACCTAGTCAAGATGAATCCAAGCAAGTCACAACTCCTAAAGAGGAGTTGGTAGCGGATGTCATCAATTTGCCGCAAGTGGAAGCTGCACAATCGCTCGAAGTTTCATCAGCGTGCCAAGCCGAAGAGTCCCGCAGTGTTTCAGTAAAAGATGATGCACGACAGGATGTCGCCTCCAGCAATGCCTCCAAACCACCAGCCGCATTCCGACGGATAAAGCCAAAAGTTGCGATACCGCAGACACAGAAACCGGTCAAATCTATTTTAAAGAAATCAACACCCATCAAAGACAACCCTACCGAGGCGGCGAAGGTCGAACATGTGCCAAAGGTAGAATATACACTGGCAGCACAAGAGAACAGTAGTGAAGCTACGGTTGAAACCAGGTCCTTCGATCCCACTAGCGAACAATTCTTACCAGAAGATAAAAATCAGCATATGGACGAAATAGTACGGAAGGATACCAATATTGCCTTAAGTCCAACACAGCAGCCAAACTTATCACCCTCTGTTCCAACCATTCTTGCTACATCACacgaaaatgaagaaaaccaaccaaaacagGTGGCAGAGCAGAGTAAATCGCCGTCGCCTAAAGATGGTGTATCGGGTCCAACAAATAATGTTCCATCAGTGTCGATTCTTCCGGCTCTTAACAATGCTACAAATCCCAGCAATGCAACAAATCTCACTGTCACCGCtaccaaaacaataaaacgtaGGATTAAGTTGGATGGTCTTGCGCCGCAAATAGCGGAACTGCTCAAAGGTAGCATCGGTAACAAAAAGTCGACCACCGGTATATCAACGCTAACTAAAGGGAAGAAGCTAGCTGCTGCATCTTTTCCCCCAAGTACATCACATGAGAACGAAAAGAACCTGTCCAATAAGATGGTTGTAGAGCAGAGTCAACCGTTGgtcgaaaataataaaacttccGATTCAGCTGAAGTAGATAAAGTATCCGTCCAAGAAATGCGTATCGATAACGTACCATCAGCTTCGCCTCTTCCGATCACTAATGTGCCACTTGTGCCATCAGCTAAAAATGTTCCCAGCAATGGGACTAATACCGGTGTTGCTCcaacaaaaattatcaaaaggGCCTATAAGTTGGGTGAAATAGCGCAAATAGCGGACTTACTCAAACGTAGCATCGGTAAGAAAATGACCACCAGTAAGCCAATGCAAGGGCGGGTGGCTGCTGTATCGAAACCACCGGACCATAAAGAAGAACTGGAAAATGTATCGTCGTTTCCAAATGTCTTGGATGCAAACCAAGATACCAAGTCATCGGAAGTGGCTGTCGAGGAGAATAAAGCGTCGGTCGCAGAGAGCGTATCGTGTCCAGCTGCAGCAGATAAAGCCGTAGTTGAAGAATTGCGTCTCGATAATAATTCACCCCAAGCAACGATT CATAATTCGCCTACAGAAACTGTCGTTACGAAACCACCATCACCTACGGTGCAAACTCGatcaacagcaccagcagcaaaaatGCCGATTATCGTTGGACAAACGTCCGGAggtaaacaaattcaaaaggTACTTAAGCTTACGCCCGAGCAGTGGCATCAGGCACtgaaaaatgctaaaaaaggaaaagcctCATCGAAGGCTAAGGACAGCAGTAATGTGTCTGCTCCGCCACAGCCAAACGCAATGCCAGGAAGTACTCCAATTGTGCCTCAAAATGAGTCTCCGATAGTGGCATCAGCAGTACCTGTCAACTCAAGCAATTCGATGGAAGGAAGAAGGCTggtaaatattatttcaaacaTAGTTTTGCCTCCGGTAAATGTGCCCCACAGTTCGGACAACAACCTTTTAGCGAATTCTGACGCTTATTGCTCTTTGACTGGAGTACCCAGCCAGCCGAATATTTTCAGCGTGTCTGATGATGCAGTAGCTATAAACATTCCTATGACACCACCCGGCACAACACCAACATACCCGAAGCTGATTATTCTGCATCAACCTGCACCAGCTTCGGGTTCATCGCCGTCTACAGGAAAGTCCAGCAGCAGGTTAAAGTTACCACAAGATTCTTTTAGCGTTACCGTACTACCGAAGCACACCGTTCGGGCAGGACATCCACCCTCATCCACTCCTTCGTCGCAGAAGAGGCCCTTACCAACACCGGACGTAACCGTGCGACAGATTTCCCCGAAAAAGATGCCTTACGCTAGTGCTGCTCGAGTCCCGTTGCCCACACCAATCATTTCAGTCACCGTCACTCCGGCAGCCAATGATGAGGGAAGTAGCTGTGCTTTGGCCAACAATCACCTTAACGTACCAAATGATCCTCGCATCGTTCCCAAGATTGTAATCGATCGCTGCGATACGGCTGAGCCCGACGACAGCCAAGCATCGCACTCGTCCACCTCCTCGTCATCTTCATCGTGCCAGAATTCGGTTCCAAAGCATCAACCGAAGAAACTTACCGATATctgcacaacaacagcacaagcTAAAGATTGTTTGGTCAGCTCGGTAATGGGATGCTCACCCGACATCCGGGATAAGTTACGTGCAAAGTCGTTACAAAatttgaggaagaaaaaagagagcgaAAACCGGGGACAATTGCCACGACAATATGCTGGTCCTGCAGCGAAGCACCTGCACCAAGGGAGCAAGGATGCAAATGTACTTCAACACATCGAAACATTTGGTGATGGAGACACAACTGTTAATCCTACGAAAACGGATGGTAGCGCCGGTACTGATTTAGCACTCAGCAATGTCTCCAACATTGCTTCTAATGCCACTCTACATTCTAAAACTCCCAACTTAGATGTACAGTGCGTGATTACTGAGGTGGCCGGACAATCtgaagcagcagtagcagcagttccATCGAGTGTACCGAAATCGGATAAACCGAAAAAGGATCGTGGACCAGCAACCGCAAGCAACTCGAAGCATGCTGAAACACAAGAACTCAGTGCTCCAAATAACGGCTCCTTACACTATGATCAGCAGCATGATGAGCCATTGGTCCAAAGTGGTTGCTCCGATGGTAATGCGCCGTTAGCAGGATCAACAGTCTCTCCCAATACGCAAATCCCCCAAGCTCCGGTTGGTGATTCGATTCGTGAGGAGAAAAAGGATTGTGAATCGAATGCATTTTTCGGATTTTCCAGTGCGTCCATTGATCGCACGGAACGAGATTTTGAGGACAGGGCACGCACCATTGATTTGATGCTAGCAAAAAGACAATCCGAAGAAGGTACGAGcgagaaagaagaaacaagcGAACCACCTTCCCCCCCTATGAAGGAAACTACAGACGATTCATGCTTTAACACGATTGAGATTACAGAAACGGCAGTACCTTTAGTACCTGATCAAACTGACAATACTCAACAAATAGAAGAACCTCGGGAAGTTGGCGTGAACCTAACAGAAATCCAACCGGAAACA ACAGAGGTTCCACCAGAATCAAATCAGCACAACAGCGTCAGGGTGATACCGAGCAGTGatgaaatgattgaaaatgaGCAACAAAATGACATGCGTAACATATCTGCTGAGAAACTGAAGGACTGTTTGGAAGCTGAAAACTTCGAAGAAGAACTGAAAGCTCCAGATCCTGTCTCTCATGATCCCGATTTCCGAGTTCCACCAGCGGTACACCACGATTGTCTTTATCAGCCAGCAACCGGAGTCGATTTGATCGTCGCAGTAGCTGCAATGAGGCGTGATAAGCGTATTTTTTCTGTTGATGATTTTTCGGATCGGGAGTATGAGATTGGCTCGAGGGAACAAGCATCTGTAAAAATTCAACCCTCCTCAACACAAACACCATCCACTTCATCTCGGTGTGGTGGTATTCCGCTTGGCCATAGAAAGGAACGGAACAGGCGTAAAAGGTGGAAAGACGAGCTCATTAAACTGTTGTGGAAGCACGTGAATCATGAAACTCTCGTAGCGGATTTAGTGAGTCAAGAGAAACGACGCTTCAATTACCAGTCGTCATCCGATGTGGAATCAGAATCGAATGAGCAGTCAGAATCGGAGGAGCTTACACATTCGTCTGCTGAATCAATGGTGGAAGAAACGATTTTAAAGCGAGTTCTTGCTAATGTCAAGAAACCGGCAGTCGAATGTggccaacaacaaacaacacaaaatgacCAAAGAGATGAACTGGAGCCAAGTACCACGTTCGTCGGTGATAAATCTACAGAAGAGAGCAATGAAGTAGTGCCCTCCTGTGAAAGCTTGTCCGGTCGATCGGTTGATCCTGTAGCACAAAGTAATGAGCCATCCTTCGCTCCGGAGCCCATTACTACAGTCTGTGATAAAATCGAAACGAATGTCAAAACCTGTGATACATCGAGCAGTGCTGTAGCAGAACTGAACAATACTCACACCGAACAAGTACAACTTGCACCTGTTAGTAGAAAACGTCGACGCCTGCTGTCCGAAGGGATTAGACCTTTTGCAAAACGAAAACCGCTCGTACAGAAAAGATCAAAGCTTAATAGAAGGGCAGCGATCGATCAGTCGCTCCGCTGGTACGGTAGTTCGGATGGTTCGTGTGACGAGGTAGTTTCGGATTGCTCTACGGATGGATTGTCGACGGTAGAAGTAGCGACAAACAGTAGACAGCCAGCAGCGTCAGTTGAAGCAAAAAGTCTTCCGTCCGAAGTTAAAGAAGAACCGGGCAGAAGTAGGCTAAGCAGAAGAAGATACTCgagcagtagcaacagcagcaccgcCGGGAATAGTGTCAGTCTCAGCCGGGAAGGTCATCTGTCCGCTAGGGAAGAATCAAAGTCAGGCATGAGGCGCAAAGTGAGGCGCCGAAAGAAACGAACGACCACTGATGTTGGTACCGTCGATAGCAATGTCCGTCCTTCCACGTCCACTA CTTCCAACCTAGATGGACAGTACGTGATCACCGAGGTGGCCGAACAAGCGAAAACATCGCGTGTACTCGACGTTATTAACGTGAGGAACAATCGCATTGTCAAACCCGCAGAAGAACAATCACCCGCCGAGGTGAGAAAAGATGTGCCGAAAAAAGGTCGTGGACGTGGAACGAAGTCGAAGCAGGCAGAAGCTCCAAAGCTCACCGTGTCAAAGAACGATACGGGCGGTAATAACAGTACGTTAAACAATGATCCTGAGGATGAGCCGTTGGTCAAGTGTGGTAACTGTGGTGGTGATGTGGTAGCGGCAGCATGGGACGATCATGCCAACTATCACAATGGAGCAGCGTATCGGGTCGGGGTCGATGCAACGCTGGACATGAAAGACGTTAAAGCGATCTCGACGGCAATTTTACGctttatgaaaattcacaaCCGCAAAGAGTTGGCCTGCGAACGGTGCGGAATGGTAAAGAAGTCGGGACTGGGGATGGCATCCCATTACATCTCGTGCGGGCTTACCGAGCTAGAGCTGGAGCAGAGCAAAGCGGCCTGTGTGCACTGTGGACGGAAGATGAAAGCTGTGAGTCTGCTGgtacatcagcagcagcactgcCGGGTGCTGAAGGAGCAACAGCGTCAGCTTGCTCTCGGCGAACGGGAcgctattgctgctgctggcgatAAGGATACAAATGCAAGTGGCCGGAAGAAGCGAAAATCGGTTGCCAG CGCCGAACGAATGATTAAAAAGATGTCCAAGGAAATCAATGAAGACCCGATCCGTGAG TTGATGGTGGAAGTAACAGCCGATGGAGTTAGCAACACCATCCTCCAGTGCTGGCAGTCACATCTGAAAcaatcggatgcagccgtctGCGATTCAAACGGCTGTCCGTTCTTTGGCATGACATCGGAACACATGCGCCGGGAGCATAGTACTGAGGACGGATCCGCACGGAAACCACTGTACCAGTGTGGCAAATGTACTTACATGTCAACGAATCAGGAAGGGATCAAGACACATCTTACCGCCGAGCACCCGCAATTGATGCGAGAGATTGCAGCTCAACTGCGCCAAATGCCGCATATGACCAGTGGTAACGATTCCGATGCTTACGCCGGGTATAGCAGCACCACGGATGATTATGATAGCTTTGCGCCagaggatgaggatgaaggGAAAGGCACCAAAGGGGGCAAAGGAAAGAAGAGCAAATCGAAGGCGAAAAAGACACCAAGTAAGGCGGGCAGTAAGATCTCGACGGAACTGTTGTTGGATTCTTCTATAGTTTCGACCGGCACGGAGGAAACAGATGTGTACAAAGAAA TGGTCCTCCAAGAGTCGATTGAATTCAAGCAGGATAAGCACAAGTATCACATCATGTCCGCAAAATGGACGCAAGAGTTCCGCCGGACACATTACGTGACACGGTTACTTTTCGCCGACTTACGCCCGGACCTGGACACATCGTATCTCCGATCGATTGCTTTCCTCCATAGCTATCTGccacaaacaacacactcCATTCGGTACGTGCAATGTAACTCCGGTCAATACGATCCGGGATACACGTCGGAAAAGTTCGCGCATCGGTGGCAGCAGAAGGCAACGTTCGAAGGTGAAGCCCTTGGATGCGAATCGTTATTCTTCTGCGGTGGACCAGTTGTATCACTCGACTGGTTACCATTGCCGGACGAAGCTGGGAACGATTGTGATCAGTTTCTGGCAATTGCTTGTAAGCAGCGGTACGAAGAGTATTACAGCTGTGATCAACTCGCCCTGCCCCGGTCACAAAAGGGTTTGGTACAGATCTGGAACGTTGGTCCCATACAAAACATTGG ATCATCGAAGATTACGCTTCGCTGTCCTCAACTAGCGTTCGCCATCGCATGTGACTATGGGCCCATCTGGCAGGTAGCTTTCTGCCCTAGCGGATGCTATAATGATGCCGCCCAAGACCTTGACCGGCTAGGACTGCTGGCGGTAGCCGGTTCGGACGGGGACGTCCATTTGTACGCATTAAGCCGAAGCATGGCAGGAAATGAACACGATTCGTCGTCACTTCGAATTTTACCACTTCGACCAGCATTGCTACTATCGCTTAGTTTCTCCATTGATCCGCACCACGAACCCGCCTCCGACTTTACCGGACGGAGCGTGCAACGGATTTCGTGGTCGCGGGAAAAGGGACACAACGTACTAGCGGCCGGCTACTCGAATGGTGTCGTGGCAGTGTGGAATCTATCCGTCAAATCACCATTGCTCGCCGGGACGAAAAATGGTATCCGAACACTGTTGCCCGTGCACAAGATTCTGCACTCTAGCAGCAGCTCCATAACCGCACTGGATCTACACTACAGTTCCGGCTCAAGGTTTCTAGTGGTTTGTAATGCTGACCGCCGGCTGAAGGTGTACGATCTCGGTTGCGGTCTGTACCAACCGTTAGAAACGTTGAGCATGGTGGTGCGTAGTCGAATCTCGGCCATCCGTTGGATGCTACACTTCCCGGTGCTGGTGATCGCGTACGATGATGCACTGTATATTGACCGGTGTGCGTACAGTGTGCACCAGCCGCGTGATATTGGTTTGCGAATGTTTAACATATTTACGGTGGGGTCGGAAATGACCGATCTTGGTACGAACGATTGGCACAGTATGAATGCGGTGGCGACCAGTGGCGGTGATTTGGTGGGCCATCGGCCGGTGCCGTTTGTGCACGGTATGAACTACAAGAAGCTACCTCAG ATTTTAACGACGACAATCCCGCTAAAACTGAACGCGATTGACGATTCTGTTGACGTTTCGTATTATGGTGCGTTCGCCAAAGAGTATGGCATTATATTTTCTGACACTGATAAG GTTCCCACCGCTATGGACACAACGGCGCTGCACTTGAAAACGTGGCGTCGGGCTAAATTCAACCATTATCCTTCTGTGCGCCTAAACCAAATCCGATGGAATCCAAACTGTAACTCCTACACATACTACGCCATCGGCTACCAGGCAGGATTCGTGCGCGTACGAGTGCTACGAACCTAG